A region from the Musa acuminata AAA Group cultivar baxijiao chromosome BXJ1-10, Cavendish_Baxijiao_AAA, whole genome shotgun sequence genome encodes:
- the LOC135595594 gene encoding importin subunit alpha-2-like isoform X1, with protein MADEDVSPQSSYHRNAIKTSVHNTSAQRRRQLAVAVGKERREALIRTKRLCREALFDDNEASLEGNMNIDEERAVLNAQASQIIEDLKSAMTYQGKGAAQKKVEALRALRRLLSKSEIPPVKAALQAGAVPLLVQCLSFGSPDEQLLEAAWCLTNIAAGEPEETKSLVPALPLLVAHLGEKSSVPVAEQCAWALGNVAGEGDELRNILLAQGALLPLARLMMSDKGSTARTASWALSNLIKGPQPNAATELIRIKGVLDAIIQHLRNLDDELATEVAWVIVYLSALSEAAVRLLVKSDVVHLLVGKLASSESLQLLIPVLRSLGNLVAADSYMTDMVLVVGHNTTDQILLGLIKCLKSEHRVLKKEAAWVLSNIAAGSVGHKELIFSSEATPLMIHLLSSAPFDIRKEVAYTLGNLCVAPAKNAEQPSIIVHHLVALVNRECISAFIHLVRSADIQSAKLGLQFLELVMRGMPNGEGPKLVEREDGIDAMERFQFHENEEMRSMANGLVDKYFGEDYGLDE; from the exons TGCACAATACTTCTGCACAGCGGAGGCGCCAGCTTGCTGTTGCTGtaggaaaagaaagaagagaggcTTTAATACGGACAAAACGTTTGTGCCGAGAAGCACTTTTTGATGATAATGAAGCTTCGCTGGAGGGTAACATGAACATTGATGAAGAGAGAGCAGTTTTGAATGCTCAAGCTTCTCAAATTATAGAGGATTTGAAATCTGCTATGACATATCA GGGAAAAGGGGCTGCACAGAAGAAAGTAGAGGCACTACGTGCACTGAGGCGGTTgttatcaaaatctgaaattcctCCTGTCAAAGCAGCTCTCCAAGCTGGAGCTGTTCCTCTCCTGGTGCAGTGCTTATCTTTTGGATCACCAGATGAACAG TTGCTTGAGGCAGCTTGGTGCCTTACTAATATAGCAGCTGGGGAACCAGAAGAAACAAAGTCGTTAGTGCCTGCATTACCTTTGCTTGTAGCCCACCTTGGAG AGAAGAGCTCGGTGCCTGTTGCTGAGCAGTGTGCTTGGGCATTGGGAAATGTTGCTGGTGAAGGAGATGAGTTGAGAAACATTTTACTTGCACAAGGAGCTTTATTACCCCTTGCACGTCTAATGATGTCTGATAAAGGTTCTACAGCAAGGACAGCTTCTTGGGCCTTATCAAATCTCATTAAG GGACCTCAACCTAATGCTGCGACAGAACTTATAAGAATCAAGGGGGTGCTGGATGCAATCATACAACACCTAAGAAACTT GGACGATGAATTGGCCACCGAAGTGGCATGGGTAATCGTGTATCTTTCAGCTCTTTCAGAAGCTGCTGTTCGTTTGCTGGTGAAAAGTGATGTTGTTCATCTTCTAGTTGGAAAGCTAGCTTCCTCTGAGAGTTTGCAGTTGCTCATTCCA GTGCTTCGCAGCTTAGGCAATCTAGTAGCTGCTGATAGCTATATGACCGACATGGTCCTTGTCGTTGGACATAATACTACAG ACCAAATACTATTGGGGTTGATAAAATGTTTAAAAAGTGAGCATCGAGTATTGAAAAAG GAGGCTGCATGGGTTCTATCTAATATAGCAGCAGGATCAGTTGGACACAAGGAGTTGATATTTTCTAGTGAGGCCACACCTTTAATGATACATCTTCTATCAAGTGCACCATTTGACATCAGAAAGGAAGTTGCATATACTCTAGGGAACCTCTGTGTTGCCCCAGCAAAGAATGCAGAGCAGCCAAGCATAATTGTGCATCATTTAGTGGCACTTGTCAACCGTGAATGCATTTCTGCGTTTATACATTTGGTTAGATCTGCTGATATACAAAGCGCAAAGTTGGGACTCCAGTTTTTGGAGCTG GTCATGAGGGGAATGCCAAATGGGGAAGGTCCAAAGCTGGTCGAAAGGGAGGATGGGATCGATGCAATGGAGAGATTCCAGTTTCATGAGAACGAGGAAATGAGAAGCATGGCAAATGGTTTGGTGGACAAGTACTTTGGGGAAGACTACGGCCTCGACGAATAA
- the LOC135595594 gene encoding importin subunit alpha-2-like isoform X3 encodes MLKLCQVHNTSAQRRRQLAVAVGKERREALIRTKRLCREALFDDNEASLEGNMNIDEERAVLNAQASQIIEDLKSAMTYQGKGAAQKKVEALRALRRLLSKSEIPPVKAALQAGAVPLLVQCLSFGSPDEQLLEAAWCLTNIAAGEPEETKSLVPALPLLVAHLGEKSSVPVAEQCAWALGNVAGEGDELRNILLAQGALLPLARLMMSDKGSTARTASWALSNLIKGPQPNAATELIRIKGVLDAIIQHLRNLDDELATEVAWVIVYLSALSEAAVRLLVKSDVVHLLVGKLASSESLQLLIPVLRSLGNLVAADSYMTDMVLVVGHNTTDQILLGLIKCLKSEHRVLKKEAAWVLSNIAAGSVGHKELIFSSEATPLMIHLLSSAPFDIRKEVAYTLGNLCVAPAKNAEQPSIIVHHLVALVNRECISAFIHLVRSADIQSAKLGLQFLELVMRGMPNGEGPKLVEREDGIDAMERFQFHENEEMRSMANGLVDKYFGEDYGLDE; translated from the exons ATGCTAAAGCTATGTCAAG TGCACAATACTTCTGCACAGCGGAGGCGCCAGCTTGCTGTTGCTGtaggaaaagaaagaagagaggcTTTAATACGGACAAAACGTTTGTGCCGAGAAGCACTTTTTGATGATAATGAAGCTTCGCTGGAGGGTAACATGAACATTGATGAAGAGAGAGCAGTTTTGAATGCTCAAGCTTCTCAAATTATAGAGGATTTGAAATCTGCTATGACATATCA GGGAAAAGGGGCTGCACAGAAGAAAGTAGAGGCACTACGTGCACTGAGGCGGTTgttatcaaaatctgaaattcctCCTGTCAAAGCAGCTCTCCAAGCTGGAGCTGTTCCTCTCCTGGTGCAGTGCTTATCTTTTGGATCACCAGATGAACAG TTGCTTGAGGCAGCTTGGTGCCTTACTAATATAGCAGCTGGGGAACCAGAAGAAACAAAGTCGTTAGTGCCTGCATTACCTTTGCTTGTAGCCCACCTTGGAG AGAAGAGCTCGGTGCCTGTTGCTGAGCAGTGTGCTTGGGCATTGGGAAATGTTGCTGGTGAAGGAGATGAGTTGAGAAACATTTTACTTGCACAAGGAGCTTTATTACCCCTTGCACGTCTAATGATGTCTGATAAAGGTTCTACAGCAAGGACAGCTTCTTGGGCCTTATCAAATCTCATTAAG GGACCTCAACCTAATGCTGCGACAGAACTTATAAGAATCAAGGGGGTGCTGGATGCAATCATACAACACCTAAGAAACTT GGACGATGAATTGGCCACCGAAGTGGCATGGGTAATCGTGTATCTTTCAGCTCTTTCAGAAGCTGCTGTTCGTTTGCTGGTGAAAAGTGATGTTGTTCATCTTCTAGTTGGAAAGCTAGCTTCCTCTGAGAGTTTGCAGTTGCTCATTCCA GTGCTTCGCAGCTTAGGCAATCTAGTAGCTGCTGATAGCTATATGACCGACATGGTCCTTGTCGTTGGACATAATACTACAG ACCAAATACTATTGGGGTTGATAAAATGTTTAAAAAGTGAGCATCGAGTATTGAAAAAG GAGGCTGCATGGGTTCTATCTAATATAGCAGCAGGATCAGTTGGACACAAGGAGTTGATATTTTCTAGTGAGGCCACACCTTTAATGATACATCTTCTATCAAGTGCACCATTTGACATCAGAAAGGAAGTTGCATATACTCTAGGGAACCTCTGTGTTGCCCCAGCAAAGAATGCAGAGCAGCCAAGCATAATTGTGCATCATTTAGTGGCACTTGTCAACCGTGAATGCATTTCTGCGTTTATACATTTGGTTAGATCTGCTGATATACAAAGCGCAAAGTTGGGACTCCAGTTTTTGGAGCTG GTCATGAGGGGAATGCCAAATGGGGAAGGTCCAAAGCTGGTCGAAAGGGAGGATGGGATCGATGCAATGGAGAGATTCCAGTTTCATGAGAACGAGGAAATGAGAAGCATGGCAAATGGTTTGGTGGACAAGTACTTTGGGGAAGACTACGGCCTCGACGAATAA
- the LOC135595594 gene encoding importin subunit alpha-2-like isoform X2 encodes MLKLCQGFPLWRLEVHNTSAQRRRQLAVAVGKERREALIRTKRLCREALFDDNEASLEGNMNIDEERAVLNAQASQIIEDLKSAMTYQGKGAAQKKVEALRALRRLLSKSEIPPVKAALQAGAVPLLVQCLSFGSPDEQLLEAAWCLTNIAAGEPEETKSLVPALPLLVAHLGEKSSVPVAEQCAWALGNVAGEGDELRNILLAQGALLPLARLMMSDKGSTARTASWALSNLIKGPQPNAATELIRIKGVLDAIIQHLRNLDDELATEVAWVIVYLSALSEAAVRLLVKSDVVHLLVGKLASSESLQLLIPVLRSLGNLVAADSYMTDMVLVVGHNTTDQILLGLIKCLKSEHRVLKKEAAWVLSNIAAGSVGHKELIFSSEATPLMIHLLSSAPFDIRKEVAYTLGNLCVAPAKNAEQPSIIVHHLVALVNRECISAFIHLVRSADIQSAKLGLQFLELVMRGMPNGEGPKLVEREDGIDAMERFQFHENEEMRSMANGLVDKYFGEDYGLDE; translated from the exons ATGCTAAAGCTATGTCAAGGTTTTCCCCTTTGGAGACTAGAGG TGCACAATACTTCTGCACAGCGGAGGCGCCAGCTTGCTGTTGCTGtaggaaaagaaagaagagaggcTTTAATACGGACAAAACGTTTGTGCCGAGAAGCACTTTTTGATGATAATGAAGCTTCGCTGGAGGGTAACATGAACATTGATGAAGAGAGAGCAGTTTTGAATGCTCAAGCTTCTCAAATTATAGAGGATTTGAAATCTGCTATGACATATCA GGGAAAAGGGGCTGCACAGAAGAAAGTAGAGGCACTACGTGCACTGAGGCGGTTgttatcaaaatctgaaattcctCCTGTCAAAGCAGCTCTCCAAGCTGGAGCTGTTCCTCTCCTGGTGCAGTGCTTATCTTTTGGATCACCAGATGAACAG TTGCTTGAGGCAGCTTGGTGCCTTACTAATATAGCAGCTGGGGAACCAGAAGAAACAAAGTCGTTAGTGCCTGCATTACCTTTGCTTGTAGCCCACCTTGGAG AGAAGAGCTCGGTGCCTGTTGCTGAGCAGTGTGCTTGGGCATTGGGAAATGTTGCTGGTGAAGGAGATGAGTTGAGAAACATTTTACTTGCACAAGGAGCTTTATTACCCCTTGCACGTCTAATGATGTCTGATAAAGGTTCTACAGCAAGGACAGCTTCTTGGGCCTTATCAAATCTCATTAAG GGACCTCAACCTAATGCTGCGACAGAACTTATAAGAATCAAGGGGGTGCTGGATGCAATCATACAACACCTAAGAAACTT GGACGATGAATTGGCCACCGAAGTGGCATGGGTAATCGTGTATCTTTCAGCTCTTTCAGAAGCTGCTGTTCGTTTGCTGGTGAAAAGTGATGTTGTTCATCTTCTAGTTGGAAAGCTAGCTTCCTCTGAGAGTTTGCAGTTGCTCATTCCA GTGCTTCGCAGCTTAGGCAATCTAGTAGCTGCTGATAGCTATATGACCGACATGGTCCTTGTCGTTGGACATAATACTACAG ACCAAATACTATTGGGGTTGATAAAATGTTTAAAAAGTGAGCATCGAGTATTGAAAAAG GAGGCTGCATGGGTTCTATCTAATATAGCAGCAGGATCAGTTGGACACAAGGAGTTGATATTTTCTAGTGAGGCCACACCTTTAATGATACATCTTCTATCAAGTGCACCATTTGACATCAGAAAGGAAGTTGCATATACTCTAGGGAACCTCTGTGTTGCCCCAGCAAAGAATGCAGAGCAGCCAAGCATAATTGTGCATCATTTAGTGGCACTTGTCAACCGTGAATGCATTTCTGCGTTTATACATTTGGTTAGATCTGCTGATATACAAAGCGCAAAGTTGGGACTCCAGTTTTTGGAGCTG GTCATGAGGGGAATGCCAAATGGGGAAGGTCCAAAGCTGGTCGAAAGGGAGGATGGGATCGATGCAATGGAGAGATTCCAGTTTCATGAGAACGAGGAAATGAGAAGCATGGCAAATGGTTTGGTGGACAAGTACTTTGGGGAAGACTACGGCCTCGACGAATAA